The segment ACAAAAGAAAGTGTCGAAAGTACGTGATCCGAACAATCTTATAACATTAAATGAGATCTGGTCAAATCACCAAACTATTTGTTTATACGAGAAAATCACATCAACATTTAAGACAACAAGTCTCTATTGTCCCAATACTAAAACCTAACAACATCTATCTAATAAGTAAAAGTaacttttagttttgtttggcaACATGAATTACAGagttaaaaagaataaaatgttgtttgaacacaaagataatatatatcttGGGTTGggcttatatttttttttaaattgttactATAAAATTGGGCcacattatttaattttctattatattctattttgatAACTAAAGTATTTATTAGGTCATTGTAATTATtggttatttattataattattgattttatatttttatataatacaaaggttaaaatatatttatctcaaACAAGATTTATTATCCATTATACGATAGAtatgtcattattaatttatcttattaaagtaaaaataccttttagttttgtttggcaACATAAAttgtaaagttaaaaaaattaaaatgttgtttGGACACAAAGATAATACCTATCTTGGGTTGggcttatattttttttttaaattgttactATAAAATTGGgccacatttttttaatttgttattatgTTTGATTTTGATAATTAGATTATTTATTGGGTCATTGTAATCATTGGTTATTTATTATAATCATtggttttatagtttttatataatacaaagGTAAAAGTATATTTCTCTCAAATAAGATTTGTTGTCCGTTAATATGATAGATATGTcactattaatttaaaaattatatggttacaatatcaaataaacaaTGCAAAAATATGTATACTAACATTAGTGTTTTTTCATGTTACAAGTACATTAAATACAACAAAAATCATATGATAGCAAAGAACGTGGATCATactttataaaatcaaataatttcCAATTTGGTATAAGTTGatagtatttttataaattaaagtaaacacccgcccagtcgggcgggtcaagatctagtatattattaaaagagaagttcCCGTATAGAATGcaccttagttttcagtgttactaggtgttttcctccACCATGTGCAgtagtaaaattttaaactatattttaaatataattttattaatgttaaattattattttaaaccaatattttaatataaaactaatttagttaaacataaaattaagataaaataaacaatttgaTTTACTTAcaacaataaaattattaaaattaaaatgaaattgatatattttttttagttatcaaaatataaaactaaaaataatttctaaaatttgtagatatcgaaatgaaataaatgatattaagattatttttttttcaaagattgtacaaaatttgaaaaacttgtttaataataaaaattgtacaattattaaaaaaaaaacttaaacaatatttcaaaaatttgaaaatattttatatttatattattatattatatagtaaaatatttgaatatatttattttaattgtgatttatgagttattaccatctatatctatatatataaaagagagttgaatctctcctgctgacacatcagcGTCCACGTCATAAATTAGAAATCTCACGAGTTGACACATCAGATACGCACCGTATCACTTAAACTTTGTTCTCTCGAAATGGGCTTCGCAGTGGGTTTCGTCCAGCGCAAATAAAATGCTCTTCGGCACTAGGCCCATCGACACTGTTCTACGGAATCCCTAAACAGATGTTCTCCTTCGTTTTTTTCGTCTGTTTTCATTTGGCGCTGAGACTTTCTAGATTCTGTAACGGTGTTTGTGGTTTAATCTTAAATCGTCTTTATTCTCCATCCCACTACGAATCAAACTATTGCGCTCTTCGTCTGCTAgatccttatatatataaatcttcgATGCGTCGTTTCCGGCAAAATCTATAATCTTCCGGAGATCGcgatctcttcatctctctgaaAAAGGCAGCGTCTTGTGGGGTTAGCAAGCTATTCGTCGGCGAGCAGGTGAGGCCAGCGACCATTGGCATTACTCggagcaaccacaacttcaagCTTTCTGACTATACAATGTCCATACGCTTATGGGTATTCTCAAACCTTggatatattatcaaatatataagatactccaatttttctttttcttttccagcttTAAAATACTCCAAATTTTGTGAGGCTCATAATCCGTTTgtggaatataattatttattttatggttatTGTTTAACTTGCAAATGtatgattataaatacaaacaaaagtaatttaaaaatatatattatattttaactatgttttcgcaaatgaaatttctataagttctatatgtattaatgcttttaaaaatattaataaactttaatataaatataaatcactgTTATAAAATAACTTACAAAATCCAATCAAATGACATAGAAGATTAATCTTATTTCTTCTAAGAATAGGAATAGACGAAgtagaataaaaaaacttatatgatgtataaatctttataattacACATTGTGAATGATATAGATGATATAAAAGGGAAAAACATTGACAATAcaagttagatcaaatataaataaacaaataaaacatatttggatattctcatttctaaaataaaactatactgTATAGGAAAATTGGtcaattgtaataaaattatgttttcatcaaactaaaaacccacaacaaaaaatataaataataattataatagtatggtctcacaacatatacatcaaataaaaattagaacacatcacattaaaataagtatatattaaatgttaaacaaaataaaaatagacattttaaactaaatatttatagtatacatatatagatataattatgtttaaatattttaaatatatataattggtCCGGATCCGGATATACATGCCTAAAATTTCAGTATCCAGatcttaatgtttttaatttgtatattagccgttgaaattattttatagttcacatcccgcccgtagggcgggccgaccctagtataCTAATAaagtcaagtttttttttctcctttggGGGAATACAGCCACGTGTCCTCCCACTTCTCTTCTTGGGCCAGCGCAGATAATTTTTCGTCTTGTGCCAGCGGAGTTTCTTAACAAATTGGGCTTCTTTCTAGCGATTAAAAATATTCTCGGGTGTATTGTGGTCTTCATGCGCATTAATTAATCAGGTTTCGGTAAAACACTGGTGACCTCAATATATTGGGCTTGGTTTTCTCTGACCCATCAAGTGATTCCCCTTTGTGTTTGGGCCGATTGAAGAATAGGGTTAGTAAGGATCGTAGACCTTAcaatctctcttcctcttcctcggCGAAGTAACGTTTTGGCGTTATGTCAATCAATGAAGAAAACCCACTAATCCCACGATCTCCTCTTCATGACAGTTTCCTTTGTTCTTCGATAGCTCTGTtcacagtatatatatattctttcgCCTTTGCCTCCCCCTTTTCTCTGCTCTTCATCGATTATTTCTCAATGAAACTCTCAGACAAGCTCTCCATAATAGCAATTTCCAAGCTCTACTGGCACCTTGAAGCTTCGGAATGTGAAGAAAGGGGTCAGTTGATGGCTATGCTTCTCATTCCTTCTCGCCCACGACGTAACACGCTTAGAGTAATGATATTCAATCAAGTTATCCCACTAATTCCATCATCTTAATTTTTCACTATATTCTAGCCAAATCCTTCTCATCCACCCAATTGTTAATTGTTGTTTTCTCGCACAAAAATTCTTTGATAGGATGGCTGGAGGAGAAAAAGCTCAGGAGTCAGGCCTCTGTTTCAAATGAGCCCCATGTTGGTGTCATGAACACTGGATGGGATGCTTGGAGAGGATTCACAAGCTCCCGAGGACAGGCCCTCCACAAAGAAAACGCAAAAAAGACAAAAGGAATTATCTACATATCCTTTTGCAGGTACCTCTCTTTGCTGTAACAATCATAAGAAATGCAACTTTTGGGATCCCCTCAGTTACAAACTctatatatcatttttgttCTCTAGCTTCTCCTCTTtaccaaaattattaaaatcaaagAATCTCGGCAATTATCAAAATCAAAGAATTTCACTCAGCTTCAGGGAAATTGCCTTTACTCACTTACTTCTTTTCTAGGCTTTATCAATATATGTTAGTGAACAAGGTTCATGCTCTGCGATGATTTGTTATGAAGCTTGGGTACGGATATATCGGCATTGGTTGGCAACAAATTGTGTTAGTTGGGCTTCATACTTCCTCAAGATTTATCACGTTTTAATCTGGAATTCATTTGTCTGAGACATGTTTTATTGTGTATTTTGTGCACTGCCCCTCTTTTTAATGAAGAATGAAATATATTGTTTCTAGGATTACTTTGTTAATCTAgacaatacaaacaaaaataaccCACGAGTGTACTCACTACAAAGTTACCACCAGTTTCCATAATTCTTGTCATTGTGAAACCTTGAAGTGGAAATCTCTGATCCTTATACTTTCCAAGAGATGTATTTTATTATCCTTATAATTTCCCTTATTTTTCTAAGGTCTGGCTGCTGTATTCTATGCTAGATTCTACTATTTGATGGTTTGATGAATTATAGTCAAAACAATTTCTGAATTTTTGCACTGCTACTACGAAGGATGTTCTAATAGCATGGATGTATGTCCATATGAAGGGTGGAAGCAAGTTCGCAAAGTACATCAGACTCGCCTACAACGTGTCCCCGTATCTTGCTGTCTGGCCCAGCAGGTATGAGGGCTTTAGAATTAGTGCTTCTATTGTTTTTGCTGTGTCCATCCCTCTAGCAAAGTATACCTTCATATATATGAGAACTTATATGCCTATTTTTCCAATATTTAccatatgaaaatattattaggcTCTGAGATATATCAAGAAATGTTGGTAAAAGTGCTTGCGGAAAATTTTGAGGCCAAGTTGATGATCGTTGATTCTCTTTTGTTGCCTGGggtaattttctttctttccccATTAATTTATGCATTGTGATATCattacaattttgttttggttatttaaaataattttctgtCATCTTGGCAAGTGAGTATTAAGCTTAGATGCTATATTTGTCACAATGCCTACACTTGCACTATTTCCGTCAGGGATCACCAGCCAGGGAAGCTGAATCTTCTAAAGAAGGTTCTAGGCGTGAAAGCTCTCTATGCTTGCAgcataagaaactaatgatgcTAATAAAACAGGTGGATCAACATTGAGTTCTAATGCTTTTGCCAAAGCAAGAAGTGCAACAGCAAACTTCTAGGAGTTGCACGTTTGAAGCAGGATGGTTTTTGTCATCTGATTGGTGGTCACTTTCTCTGCTGTGCCAATTTTCACGTGTTACTGAGCAAGCATTTCCATCATTTTTTTAAGTGACCGAGTCAAGTTTCTAGGTCCTTCATCATCTGCAGTTTCGTCTCTTCAAGGCCCACCACATAAGTATGTTTGTTGCCATTTTATAAGTCTTCACATCTCCACTTAGGCCCGATGGCAATGATCTTACTGGCCTCCGGGAAGAGGTCCCTTGTCTCATGTCACAACCCATTCTTCAGTGTGATTTATACTAAGAAACAAAAACGCAGAACATTCTGGAAACAAAACAACCCATTCTGGAAGAGCATTCCCTGAAGAAAGCACGTGTGGAATGAATGTTAGAACCTAAACAACCCCGACTTGTCCTTATAAGTTAATGTTTTAGCATCTTTCAGCTTGCTTAAATCTATTTccctttttagaaaaaaaaactcagtgTCGTGGTTGTTGTTATTCCTCTTATCAATGCAAATTTTTTTACTGATAAACAACTGCTTGTCTTGCATTTATAAGTTTTGTACCATGACCTTCATGATTACGTTCGAACAGTCCAGCACTTGCAAGGCTTACAAAACGTAATACTAGCCATACCCAatgacatatttttattttcatcaaatattaaaattacgAATGAAATTCTTTTAgtagataatattttaatttttcacatTTATTTGAGTACAATAACCTTAAATTCATGGTCACAATAAAAATTCTTTTGTTAGAGACTGCAAATAGAAGGGTTTAAGATTGCTAAGATTGGCACGACTTTGagataagtaaaaaataaaaatgatctTCTCAATCTGATCGACACTCTTCCATCCAAGTACAAACATTCATTATTGGTGATAAAAAGCTTCTCAACCATCTTTTTGTATTATGTACAACAGCAAACTCAAAAGCAGACAAAAAAGGACATTCATTAGTGATGATAAAAATGGAGAAAACTCGAGATGTCTAATTCTATTGACCACTAGACGTCTATGAGTGACTCTTTGATgcatgttatatataatataagtcaGAATACCAGTTAATGTTTCAAAACAGTAGATACTACGTGAGATTTTACGTACTTATCACTGAGTTTCTTTCATGCTACTATATGTTTCACCTCAAACACAAGTCGGataaatagaatatattttttttttgtaacttggaTAAATAGAATATTAACCACCTTCAAACTATAATAAAACATAAGCTGTTCCATATGTAGGAAAGTCATCTATGATTCAGCATTACTACAATTTATAAGGGGGTTTTTATGAtccaattttcagttttattaacATACTGTTTtctaaattcgtttttatttccaaacaaaatatataatttttttcctcATTTTCTAATATGTTTCTTTgccaaaattattttcttaccaaaaatcaaataagaaGATTATATGAACAAAATCTCATTACATATGTTTGAATTCAGATTAGTCTCtagaataaaatttgaaatgccgtTTCTTCTA is part of the Raphanus sativus cultivar WK10039 chromosome 5, ASM80110v3, whole genome shotgun sequence genome and harbors:
- the LOC108861977 gene encoding uncharacterized protein LOC108861977 isoform X1, which translates into the protein MNTGWDAWRGFTSSRGQALHKENAKKTKGIIYISFCRVEASSQSTSDSPTTCPRILLSGPAGSEIYQEMLVKVLAENFEAKLMIVDSLLLPGGSPAREAESSKEGSRRESSLCLQHKKLMMLIKQVDQH
- the LOC108861977 gene encoding uncharacterized protein LOC108861977 isoform X2, translated to MNTGWDAWRGFTSSRGQALHKENAKKTKGIIYISFCRVEASSQSTSDSPTTCPRILLSGPAGSEIYQEMLVKVLAENFEAKLMIVDSLLLPGVDQH